The Thermobispora bispora DSM 43833 genome window below encodes:
- a CDS encoding aldehyde dehydrogenase (NADP(+)) — MGAGDAGTVTPAGGAATAAEAVREAVERAAAAWEAWRAAGPAGRARALEAAAEALLDHTEELWPVADAETHLGETRLRGEIARTAAQLRLFAGVLRDGGYLEATIDHPDPEATPPRPDVRRMNHPIGVVAVFAASNFPFAFSVAGGDTASALAAGCPVVVKAHEGHPKTSELTASVVRQALPDPALLGLVHGFEAGEPLVTHPRVAAVGFTGSLAGGKAIQALIRRRPDPIPFYGELGSVNPVIVLPSADPAAVAEGFAASLTLGVGQFCTNPGLVFVPADRPEFERAIADAVAKTTGGRMLTAKIRDGYLRGVDRIAGAGLAVLARGRAGSAPDAVAPQVFVTDLDAFAAGLPALAEECFGPASIVVRYGDPAELPAVLRRLPGSLTATVHAASPGEAGGLVPVLERLAGRLIWNGWPTGVAVCWAMHHGGPWPATTSAAHTSVGAASIKRWLVPVAYQDWPAELLPPEVRDGNPLGVPQRVNGRLVRP, encoded by the coding sequence GCCGCGGAGGCGGTGCGCGAGGCGGTCGAGCGGGCGGCCGCGGCCTGGGAGGCCTGGCGCGCGGCCGGCCCGGCCGGGCGGGCCCGGGCGCTCGAGGCCGCCGCCGAGGCGCTGCTCGACCACACCGAGGAGCTCTGGCCGGTCGCCGACGCCGAGACCCACCTCGGCGAGACCCGGCTGCGCGGGGAGATCGCCCGCACCGCGGCGCAGCTGCGGCTCTTCGCCGGCGTGCTGCGCGACGGCGGCTACCTGGAGGCCACCATCGACCACCCGGACCCGGAGGCGACCCCGCCCCGCCCCGACGTGCGGCGGATGAACCACCCCATCGGGGTGGTGGCGGTGTTCGCGGCGAGCAACTTCCCGTTCGCCTTCTCCGTCGCCGGCGGGGACACCGCGTCGGCGCTCGCGGCCGGCTGCCCCGTGGTGGTCAAGGCCCACGAGGGGCACCCCAAGACCTCCGAGCTCACCGCGTCCGTGGTACGGCAGGCCCTGCCCGACCCCGCCCTGCTCGGCCTGGTGCACGGCTTCGAAGCGGGGGAGCCGCTGGTCACCCACCCGCGCGTGGCGGCCGTCGGGTTCACCGGCTCGCTCGCCGGCGGCAAGGCGATCCAGGCGCTGATCCGCCGGCGGCCGGACCCGATCCCGTTCTACGGCGAGCTGGGCAGCGTCAACCCGGTGATCGTGCTGCCGTCCGCCGACCCCGCCGCGGTCGCCGAGGGGTTCGCCGCCTCGCTCACCCTGGGCGTGGGCCAGTTCTGCACCAACCCCGGCCTGGTGTTCGTCCCGGCGGACCGGCCCGAGTTCGAGCGGGCGATCGCGGACGCGGTCGCCAAGACCACGGGCGGGCGGATGCTCACCGCGAAGATCCGCGACGGCTACCTGCGCGGCGTGGACCGGATCGCCGGCGCCGGCCTCGCCGTGCTCGCCCGAGGGCGGGCCGGGAGCGCGCCGGACGCGGTCGCCCCGCAGGTTTTCGTCACCGACCTGGACGCCTTCGCCGCCGGGCTGCCCGCGCTGGCGGAGGAGTGCTTCGGGCCCGCCTCGATCGTGGTCCGGTACGGTGACCCGGCCGAGCTGCCCGCCGTGCTGCGCCGGCTGCCCGGGTCGCTCACCGCCACCGTGCACGCGGCGAGCCCCGGCGAGGCGGGCGGGCTCGTGCCCGTGCTCGAGCGGCTCGCCGGCCGCCTGATCTGGAACGGCTGGCCGACCGGCGTCGCGGTCTGCTGGGCCATGCACCACGGCGGGCCGTGGCCGGCCACGACCTCGGCCGCGCACACCTCGGTCGGCGCCGCGTCGATCAAGCGCTGGCTGGTGCCGGTGGCCTACCAGGACTGGCCGGCCGAGCTGCTGCCGCCCGAGGTACGGGACGGCAACCCCCTCGGTGTCCCGCAGCGGGTGAACGGGCGGCTGGTGCGCCCGTGA